In Horticoccus luteus, the following proteins share a genomic window:
- a CDS encoding excinuclease ABC subunit UvrA, whose translation MQAATHIHVKGAREHNLKDLELRIPRGKLVVITGPSGSGKSSLAFDTIYAEGYRKYMESLSTQARQVLEQLKRPDVDFVHGLSPVLAIEQRTGGHSPRSTIATATEIADYARLLWALCGEQRCPKDGGRVVQRSLDDNVERVLAECAGERVMLLAPAMTVKPSVLRDELPRLRQRGFQRVRLNGEVKNLDEAELVPSGVKLVEVDLVVDRLVASAEQRSRLADSLELAFREGKDRAIVLAQKSADAPWRELGLSQSLACEICGDIFEKLTPRHFSFNHSEGACPTCGGLGRTLRFVPELVVPDPTKSVREGAIKAWRIGGKNLIIKHNALLKQLAEQLPFDPEVPWKDLPEETRKQLLFGAGERQFAFKLRRMREAKAMSFPGVMADLLESFRETDSEGFRARLVTYMIGGRCPECHGSRLNARSGAVLMKAGQGPTAEAGATAELDVEEENPISTNGKGTVAVGGATGRTVPARRKGRAQARGEGTPPTVSGTAGRDDVRGEGSPARGLGTAGGEAAWREGLTFPQFMALDVENAHALARRLEAAFAGNDAVRDVVQGIEQRLHFLLETGLGYLTLERDYATLSGGEGQRVRLATQLGMGLIGVIYVLDEPSIGLHPHDNERLLAQLTTLRDRGNTVLVVEHDEDTMRLADEIIELGPEAGIEGGRLLFQGTPADLAKTPARESRTGPFLAHALSVVKEAETKVSSGAWLSVREARENNLRGIDAKFPVGLLTCVTGVSGSGKSTLVNDILATAAAKKLNGAKALPGLHRSIENLDFFEKLVRVDQEPIGRSPRSNPASYVDLLPLLRDLYAQMPLAKVRGYKASRFSFNVRGGRCERCQGDGVIKLDMQFMADAYAPCPSCGGKRFNRETLEVLFHGKSIADVLELTVREAITLFRNIPRVVDKLQTLDAVGLGYLTLGQSATTLSGGEAQRIKLSLELSKRQQGETLYILDEPTTGLHWVDIQKLMDLLFKLRDAGNTVIVIEHNLDVINLADWIIDLGPGGGTAGGELVYAGPREGIEAAERSLTGRALAQWQERRRRK comes from the coding sequence ATGCAGGCGGCCACGCACATTCACGTCAAAGGGGCGCGGGAACATAACTTGAAGGATCTCGAGTTGCGGATTCCGCGCGGGAAACTCGTGGTAATCACCGGGCCGAGCGGCTCGGGCAAGTCGTCGCTGGCCTTCGATACGATTTACGCGGAGGGCTATCGGAAATACATGGAGTCGCTGAGCACGCAGGCGCGGCAGGTGCTCGAGCAACTGAAGCGGCCGGACGTGGATTTCGTGCACGGCCTTTCGCCGGTGCTCGCGATCGAACAGCGGACGGGCGGACATTCCCCGCGGAGCACGATCGCGACGGCGACGGAGATCGCGGACTACGCGCGACTCTTGTGGGCGTTGTGCGGCGAACAACGGTGTCCGAAAGACGGCGGCCGTGTGGTGCAGCGTTCGCTCGACGACAATGTGGAGCGCGTGCTCGCCGAGTGCGCGGGCGAGCGGGTGATGCTGCTGGCGCCGGCGATGACGGTGAAGCCGAGCGTGCTGCGCGACGAACTGCCGCGGCTGCGGCAGCGGGGTTTCCAACGTGTGCGGCTCAATGGCGAGGTGAAGAATCTGGACGAGGCGGAACTGGTGCCGTCGGGCGTGAAACTGGTCGAGGTCGATCTCGTGGTGGATCGCCTTGTGGCGAGCGCGGAGCAGCGCAGCCGGCTGGCGGATTCGCTGGAGCTGGCGTTTCGCGAAGGGAAGGACCGCGCGATCGTGCTCGCGCAAAAATCGGCGGATGCACCGTGGCGCGAGCTGGGGTTGAGCCAGTCGCTCGCGTGCGAGATCTGCGGCGACATTTTCGAAAAACTCACACCGCGGCATTTTTCGTTCAACCACAGCGAAGGCGCGTGCCCGACGTGCGGCGGATTGGGGCGGACGTTGCGCTTCGTGCCGGAGCTGGTCGTGCCGGACCCGACGAAATCGGTGCGCGAAGGCGCGATCAAGGCGTGGCGGATCGGCGGAAAAAATCTCATCATCAAACACAACGCGTTGTTGAAACAACTGGCGGAGCAACTGCCGTTCGATCCGGAGGTGCCGTGGAAGGATTTGCCGGAGGAGACACGCAAACAGCTTTTGTTCGGCGCGGGAGAACGGCAATTCGCGTTCAAGCTGCGACGCATGCGCGAGGCGAAGGCGATGAGTTTCCCCGGGGTGATGGCGGATTTACTGGAGAGTTTTCGCGAGACCGACAGCGAGGGGTTTCGGGCGCGGCTGGTCACGTATATGATCGGCGGGCGTTGTCCGGAGTGTCACGGCTCCCGGCTGAATGCGCGGAGCGGCGCGGTTTTGATGAAAGCAGGGCAAGGGCCGACGGCGGAAGCGGGTGCAACAGCCGAACTAGACGTTGAAGAAGAGAACCCAATTTCGACGAACGGAAAGGGGACGGTGGCGGTGGGAGGCGCGACCGGGAGGACGGTGCCAGCGCGGAGGAAGGGGCGGGCGCAAGCGCGGGGTGAGGGCACCCCGCCGACAGTTTCGGGGACGGCGGGACGCGACGACGTGCGGGGGGAGGGCAGCCCGGCTAGAGGTTTGGGAACGGCGGGGGGGGAGGCGGCGTGGCGGGAGGGACTGACGTTTCCGCAGTTCATGGCGTTGGATGTTGAGAATGCGCATGCGCTCGCGCGGCGGTTGGAAGCGGCGTTCGCAGGCAATGACGCGGTGCGCGATGTGGTGCAGGGGATCGAGCAGCGGCTGCATTTCCTTTTGGAGACGGGACTCGGCTATCTCACCTTGGAACGCGACTACGCGACGCTGTCGGGCGGCGAGGGGCAGCGCGTGCGACTCGCGACGCAGCTCGGGATGGGACTCATCGGCGTGATTTATGTGCTGGATGAGCCGAGCATCGGTCTGCATCCGCACGACAACGAGCGTCTGCTCGCGCAACTCACGACGTTGCGCGACCGCGGCAACACGGTGCTCGTGGTCGAACACGATGAAGACACGATGCGGCTGGCCGATGAGATCATCGAACTGGGGCCGGAGGCGGGGATCGAAGGCGGGCGGTTGTTGTTTCAAGGGACGCCGGCGGACCTTGCGAAAACGCCGGCGCGGGAATCGCGGACGGGGCCGTTTCTGGCGCATGCGTTATCGGTGGTGAAGGAAGCCGAGACGAAGGTGTCGAGTGGCGCGTGGTTGTCGGTGCGCGAGGCGCGGGAGAACAACCTGCGCGGCATCGACGCGAAGTTTCCGGTGGGATTGCTGACGTGCGTGACCGGCGTGAGCGGGTCGGGCAAGAGCACGCTGGTGAACGATATTCTGGCGACGGCGGCGGCGAAGAAACTGAACGGCGCGAAGGCGCTGCCGGGACTGCATCGCAGCATCGAGAACCTGGATTTCTTCGAGAAGCTGGTGCGGGTCGATCAGGAGCCGATCGGGCGCAGTCCGCGTTCGAATCCGGCGAGTTATGTGGATCTGTTGCCGCTGCTGCGGGACCTTTATGCGCAGATGCCGCTGGCGAAAGTGCGCGGCTACAAGGCGAGCCGTTTTTCGTTTAACGTGCGGGGCGGAAGGTGCGAGCGCTGCCAGGGCGATGGCGTCATCAAGCTCGACATGCAATTCATGGCGGACGCCTATGCGCCGTGCCCGAGTTGCGGCGGGAAGCGGTTCAACCGCGAGACGCTCGAAGTGTTGTTTCACGGCAAGTCGATCGCGGACGTGCTGGAGCTGACGGTGCGCGAGGCGATCACGCTTTTCCGCAACATTCCGCGCGTGGTCGACAAGCTGCAGACGCTCGACGCGGTGGGCCTCGGTTACCTGACGCTGGGCCAGTCGGCGACGACGTTGTCGGGCGGCGAAGCGCAGCGGATAAAGTTGTCGTTGGAGCTGAGCAAACGGCAGCAAGGGGAAACGCTGTATATACTCGATGAGCCGACGACGGGGCTGCACTGGGTGGACATCCAGAAGTTGATGGATCTGCTCTTCAAACTGCGCGACGCGGGCAACACGGTGATCGTGATCGAGCACAACCTCGACGTGATCAATTTGGCGGACTGGATCATCGATCTCGGGCCCG